The Spirochaetota bacterium genome contains the following window.
GTAATTCGCTATGAATTCAGTTTGCCCTACATTTCTGCATTTGGTAACGGAAAACATCCCACTACCTATATGTGCCTTGCATTGCTTGCCGAAACACTGCATACCGGTATTAAAAAAAATAAAGATGATATAAGCTTTCTTGATATTGGCACTGGCACTGGAATACTGGCGATAGCTGCAGCAGTTATGGGCGTTAAAGACATTGATGCCTTTGATGCAAGCCTACAGGCATACGAATGTGCCCGTAAAAATGTTGAGGGGAAATACCCAGTACACCTGATATGCTGTGACATAAAGAATTTTAATCAAGAAAAGCAGTATGATATCATAACTGCAAACCTTATGACAACACTTATTGTTGCCAATGCTGCCAAACTGTCTTCACTTACAAAAGATAGTGGGTACTGCATTGTAAGCGGCATAATCGATGAAAGAAAAGATGAGGTCATTTATGCTTTTCGTCACCATAGCTTTCTACTAAAAGAAGAGCAAACCAGCCAGGGCTGGTTTGCCGGTGTGTTCCAAAAACTATAATTATTTCTTCTTAGCTATTTCCGTACGCAGCTCCTTTTTAAGAATCTTGCCAACATTTGACTCAGGCAGGCTATTTCTAATCTCAATTTCTACAGGCCATTTGTATTTGGCAAGCCGTGGTTCAGGGATGCAGATAATGGTATATTTCTGTTTTAATTTTTTTAAACAAATTTCACGTGATGCTACTTTGCGCCCATTCTGCGGTAAAGATATTCAAATGCTTGCCGGAGCTGTCGCCATAATTTTGTAGATAACCCATTTTTTTTCTCATTTCATATCATACACTTTATGTTCTTTAATGAATGCTGCAATATCCTTTTTATGCTCTTCAAGTGCGGAAATTAGCTGCTCAAGGTAGGCAATCTGCCCAGCAACCTCATGAGTATAGTTTTTTTTCTTTTCAACAGCCACATCTATTGCTTTGCGTGTAATTGAAATAACATGATCAAATTGTTCATCAATGCTTAACGATATTGTTCGGAATGTTGAATCCAGATTCTGTACAGTAGCCCAGCGCAAATTTTCCACATTATTAAGGACAAGAGCATGTATCTGGCGATCAATTCTTTTTTTGATTCGCTTGATACGCATATTTTTTGGCAATAGTTTATCAACAAGTTCCTCAGGAATTGCCATAAAGGAGTAACGCCATTGATGCATTACCCAATAAGGTTCCTTGGTTACCTCCATGCCTGTTATGGGAGTATGCGGTATATAGGGAATCTCAAACAAATCAGATGCAGCTCTACGCACAGTGTCAATTATCTCACTTGCCCGTTTTTGATGTGTTGTAATAACCTGCGCCACATGATTGTCAAAAAATAGCGACATTTGGCCAAGCTCATGCTCAAAAAAAACTGGTATAGCCTCTGCCAGTGCCCTGGTTATAGTATTCTCATCAATTGTATTGCTTTCGTACAGGCATCCATCAGCTACTGATTCAAGGTACTTACGCCCTTTCTGACGTAAATTCTCCGCCTGCTCTTCCAGAAGCGCCAACAATCGTTTGCGCTCACCGGCTAGGATATCAGCTGAAAATGTTTTTTGCTGCTCTGCCTGCCGTATTGTTTCATCAAACAGCACAAGCTTATTGTGCAATTCTTCCTGTGGCATGGTATATGCTTTCAGTGAAAGCCTTAATTGCATCTCAAGATCAGTTAGGATATCAAAACTTTTTCGCGGGATACTTGCCTGCAACACCTTCTCTTTCTTTTGCTCCATGAAGCTTACAATATGCTCTTCAAGGTGATCAAGCCTGCTTTTTGAAAGTAATGAAGAGTTATTTGAAAGCTTTGCTTCAAGACCCTGTTTGGCAGAAACCGGATAGATTGTAATTTCATCCTTTATGCCAGCTTTATCATGAATCACCCTTGTAATAAACCTTTGTACTTCCTGTAACTCATCCTGACCAAGGTAATCAATTTTATTAAGGATA
Protein-coding sequences here:
- a CDS encoding 50S ribosomal protein L11 methyltransferase encodes the protein MYKLFDNYSGTVFTSPAYYDLIKEEFEAIVPQAVYGSDKAKIHIAGNTIAIDFVLALHEPVIRYEFSLPYISAFGNGKHPTTYMCLALLAETLHTGIKKNKDDISFLDIGTGTGILAIAAAVMGVKDIDAFDASLQAYECARKNVEGKYPVHLICCDIKNFNQEKQYDIITANLMTTLIVANAAKLSSLTKDSGYCIVSGIIDERKDEVIYAFRHHSFLLKEEQTSQGWFAGVFQKL
- a CDS encoding dynamin family protein, producing the protein MGGRTEIQIDVKSHKLTQTLANLLQLIDRMGNEYEMYKIKLEEIAERYSQGKIHLAVLGQFKRGKSSLLNALLGAKLLPTAVIPLTSVPTYIRYSEHPYVHVTFTGNTSGDTLSSDKPQDIQEFLSMYVSEEANPNNTLNVEGVQLYYNAEILKKGVVLIDTPGIGSTHRHNTEATLNFLPQCDAALFLMSADPPITEVELEFLKQVNTKVNKIFFILNKIDYLGQDELQEVQRFITRVIHDKAGIKDEITIYPVSAKQGLEAKLSNNSSLLSKSRLDHLEEHIVSFMEQKKEKVLQASIPRKSFDILTDLEMQLRLSLKAYTMPQEELHNKLVLFDETIRQAEQQKTFSADILAGERKRLLALLEEQAENLRQKGRKYLESVADGCLYESNTIDENTITRALAEAIPVFFEHELGQMSLFFDNHVAQVITTHQKRASEIIDTVRRAASDLFEIPYIPHTPITGMEVTKEPYWVMHQWRYSFMAIPEELVDKLLPKNMRIKRIKKRIDRQIHALVLNNVENLRWATVQNLDSTFRTISLSIDEQFDHVISITRKAIDVAVEKKKNYTHEVAGQIAYLEQLISALEEHKKDIAAFIKEHKVYDMK